CGATAAAAAGAAACCCTAGCAATGATTGGCTAAACGAATAAGGCGGCTCACTTAGTAAATAGCCGATATAGTTATACAATGTGACGAAACTCCCCATAAATAAAAAGCCTAGAAAGATGAGTGACATGAGCGCTTTGTTTCGTACATGAACCGCATATGTTTGAATAACCGTTTTTATGCAAAGTTCTTTTTTGCTAGAATTTTTCGGAGTCGGAAGAATTAGAGTAAAAATAATGCTTAATATTAAGGCAAGCACACCGATGGAAAACAAAGCAGTGCGCCATGAAAATAAGTCCGTCAACAAACCAGTGACGATTCTCCCTGCCATTCCCCCGATACTCGTACCGCTTATATACAATCCCATTACTTTGCCGATAGCCTGAGAGTCGAATTCCTCTGCGACATAAGCCATCGCCAGTGAGGGGATGCCGGCTGCTGCAATGCCAAGCATCGTTCTCAAAAGGACAAGTGAAAAAAAGTTAGGACTAAAGGCGATCGTAATCGACAGAATAGAGGTAAGAAGCATGGATGCGATCATGACTGTCTTTTTTCCTATCTGATCTGATAAACTAGCAGCTATTAACATCATAATCGCCAACGTTCCGGTCGAAGAGGATAATGTTAAGCTTGCCGCTACAGCAGATACGTGAAATTCTTGCGAGAAAACCGGTAAAAGCGGTTGGGTGGTGTATAAAATAGAAAATGTTACAAACCCCCCGAAAAAGAGTGCAATGCTTGCTTTTACATATTCGGAACTGCCTTTTTCGATATACGTCAATATTTTTCGCCTCTTTTGCTTCCAATGTTTCAAATTATATTTTATTATAACGCTAAAAAATGAAAACCGTCTATTCTGGTAGCTTATTTGAAAATATGAAAATATGTAGCTGATCTTACAAAAACAGATACAAAGGTTTATATTTTAAGATTTTTACAAACGAATAAAGGAAAATGGTTTCGTTCAAAGTTTTGATGAGCGATATTTTTTCCACTTTTTTCTGAATACGAACTTTAGAAAATGCTTTTTGTTCCGATATTAAAAATAGCTACTAACGTTTTAGGAGGAAGCTGTATGTTGGTGGAAAGAGTCTCGCAAAAAAGTTTTTTGTATGATCACGATTCTTATCCGAATAGGGAGCATGCTGCAGCGAATCAAGCTCAAAGTGAACAGAACGATTCCCCCGTCCCTAAAATCGAGCTAGAAAAAGCGGTTAAAAAGATGAATGAATTTATAAAGCCTGTGGAAACATCGATTCAATTTGAGCTTCATGAGGAATTAAACGAATACTACGTGAAAGTCATTAATAAAGAAACGGAAGAAGTGATTCGCGAAATTCCTCCGAAAAAATTGCTCGATATGTATGCAGCGATGGCCGAGTTAATCGGTATCATCATCAATGAAAGAGTGTAAAGGTGGTGACGAAAAACGATGAGAATTGGCGGTTTAGCAAGTGGTATGGACATAGACCAATTAGTGAAAGACTTAATGAAGGCAGAGCGTATGCCTTTAGATAAAATGTATCAAAAAAAGCAAATATTAGAATGGCAGCGCGATGATTACCGTGAAATGAATTCCCTTTTGCTATCATTACGTAATGAAATGTTCAACATGAGGTTATCAAGTAATTTTCGCATTCGAAATGCGACGTCATCAAATGAGTCAAAAGTAACGGCAACGGCATCAAGTGCAGCTGGAACCGCTTCTTATACTATTACAGAGGTTAAACAGCTTGCAGAAGCGGCTTCGAAAGTAAGTACAAGTGCTGTATCTGCTGGTACGAAAATCGACACTTCTAGAGGGTTATATGAAATTCAAGGTGATTTTGCTAATTCAAATTTCAACTGGAAGAAAGGCAGTGTTGAAAATCAGACGATTACAGCAAGTGCAGCTGGAACTTCTTTTTCCCTATCATTGAAACCCGGGGCAAGTGTATTGTTAACGGAAGCGGCCAATATGGTCGTCAAAGTAGACGGCAAAGCGTATACCGTGGTTACATCTGGAACTCCTAATACAGGAGAAGTTTTAATAGATGCAAGTGGAAATCTCACATTTGGAGATACTATTAAAAAAGGAAGCACAATTAAGGTTGACTATATGACAGATGTACGCGTCGATGATGATAAAACGCTAGCGGAAGCTACAAACGTCATTCAGCTGCAAAAAGGATCCATTGTCGATGGAAGTTTAACCCTTGATATTGATGGCACAACTTATACGAATGTCGGCAATGAAATTCAAGATGCATCTGGAACCAAAGTCGGAACCATTGATTTAAACACTGGAAAAATTACGATGGACAATACTATTGCAGAGGGTTCTGTTATCAAAGCCACTTATCAACAAAACTACTTTACATTTGGCATTACAACATATAACGAAAAGAGTGAAGCGGTCAACGAAAAATTTGCCATTCAAGGGAACGAATCCTTGAATACGGTGATTAATAAAGTGAATTCATCCGATGCTGGCGTGACGATGTTTTATGACTCATTTTCAGATAAAGTGACCATCACGCGAACAGAAACAGGTAACTTTAATGGCACGGAATTAGATCCGGAAATCGTAACTTCCGGCTCCTTTTTAAACGATGTCTTATATTTTAATGGTGCAGCTGAATTTGGCGGGAAAAATGCAATATTTACGATAAATGGTTTAGAAACAGAGCGAACGTCTAATACTTTTTCGATTTCTGGTGTAACGTTTACGTTGAAAGATACGTTTACAACGGCAGATCCGAGTGTTACGATTGCGATTTCCAACGATGCTGACAAAGTGGTTGAAAAGATTAAAGCGTTCGTTGAAAAATATAATGAAACGATTGATAAAATCCAGCAAAAAATTTCCGAA
This sequence is a window from Bacillus alveayuensis. Protein-coding genes within it:
- a CDS encoding YNFM family putative membrane transporter (product_source=KO:K08224; cath_funfam=1.20.1250.20; cog=COG2814; ko=KO:K08224; pfam=PF07690; superfamily=103473; transmembrane_helix_parts=Inside_1_12,TMhelix_13_35,Outside_36_49,TMhelix_50_72,Inside_73_78,TMhelix_79_101,Outside_102_104,TMhelix_105_127,Inside_128_133,TMhelix_134_156,Outside_157_165,TMhelix_166_188,Inside_189_215,TMhelix_216_238,Outside_239_252,TMhelix_253_272,Inside_273_280,TMhelix_281_303,Outside_304_306,TMhelix_307_329,Inside_330_341,TMhelix_342_361,Outside_362_364,TMhelix_365_387,Inside_388_398), with protein sequence MTYIEKGSSEYVKASIALFFGGFVTFSILYTTQPLLPVFSQEFHVSAVAASLTLSSSTGTLAIMMLIAASLSDQIGKKTVMIASMLLTSILSITIAFSPNFFSLVLLRTMLGIAAAGIPSLAMAYVAEEFDSQAIGKVMGLYISGTSIGGMAGRIVTGLLTDLFSWRTALFSIGVLALILSIIFTLILPTPKNSSKKELCIKTVIQTYAVHVRNKALMSLIFLGFLFMGSFVTLYNYIGYLLSEPPYSFSQSLLGFLFIVYIFGSFSSVYMGNKADQYGHSFVLNISLALTIAGAVITLMPPVLAKILGVSLFTFGFFGCHSITSAWIGERANINKAQASSLYLLFYYLGSSLVGTFGGYFWTHFHWFGVIAFTMTLLTLSYPLIMYAQKNLIHDIRA
- a CDS encoding flagellar protein FlaG (product_source=KO:K06603; cath_funfam=3.30.160.170; cog=COG1334; ko=KO:K06603; pfam=PF03646; superfamily=160214), which gives rise to MLVERVSQKSFLYDHDSYPNREHAAANQAQSEQNDSPVPKIELEKAVKKMNEFIKPVETSIQFELHEELNEYYVKVINKETEEVIREIPPKKLLDMYAAMAELIGIIINERV
- a CDS encoding flagellar hook-associated protein 2 (product_source=KO:K02407; cath_funfam=1.10.40.50; cog=COG1345; ko=KO:K02407; pfam=PF02465,PF07195; superfamily=111384,49384,57997) yields the protein MRIGGLASGMDIDQLVKDLMKAERMPLDKMYQKKQILEWQRDDYREMNSLLLSLRNEMFNMRLSSNFRIRNATSSNESKVTATASSAAGTASYTITEVKQLAEAASKVSTSAVSAGTKIDTSRGLYEIQGDFANSNFNWKKGSVENQTITASAAGTSFSLSLKPGASVLLTEAANMVVKVDGKAYTVVTSGTPNTGEVLIDASGNLTFGDTIKKGSTIKVDYMTDVRVDDDKTLAEATNVIQLQKGSIVDGSLTLDIDGTTYTNVGNEIQDASGTKVGTIDLNTGKITMDNTIAEGSVIKATYQQNYFTFGITTYNEKSEAVNEKFAIQGNESLNTVINKVNSSDAGVTMFYDSFSDKVTITRTETGNFNGTELDPEIVTSGSFLNDVLYFNGAAEFGGKNAIFTINGLETERTSNTFSISGVTFTLKDTFTTADPSVTIAISNDADKVVEKIKAFVEKYNETIDKIQQKISEERYRDYLPLTEEQKEAMSEKQIELWEEKAKSGLLRRDSILSSALSELRYDAYQPVTNDKISSKYNQLASIGITTSPNYLDGGKLIIDEAKLKAAIEEDPEAVEALFNSSGTDESEKGIVQRMYDTITNAMDKINEKAGKSTSVLNTYTIGKNLEDLEDRIDAFERRLVDIENRYWRQFTAMETAIQRMNEQSMYLMQQFGMGY